The following are encoded in a window of Thermoanaerobacter ethanolicus JW 200 genomic DNA:
- the panD gene encoding aspartate 1-decarboxylase codes for MQRFMMKSKIHRAIVTESNLNYQGSITIDKNLMELADILPNEKVQVLNINNGARFDTYAIEGERGSGTICINGAAARLCQVGDIIIIISYAIMEDEEAKNYKPKVIFVDENNKPVNM; via the coding sequence ATGCAAAGGTTTATGATGAAATCTAAAATACACAGAGCAATTGTAACAGAGTCCAACTTAAACTACCAGGGTTCTATAACAATTGATAAAAATTTAATGGAACTTGCTGATATACTTCCAAATGAAAAAGTTCAAGTTTTAAACATCAACAACGGTGCACGATTTGACACTTACGCAATAGAAGGCGAAAGAGGCTCAGGTACAATATGCATAAACGGCGCAGCAGCAAGATTATGTCAGGTAGGCGATATAATCATCATAATATCGTATGCAATAATGGAGGATGAGGAAGCCAAAAATTATAAGCCTAAAGTAATATTTGTAGATGAAAACAATAAACCAGTAAATATGTAA
- a CDS encoding PTS sugar transporter subunit IIA → MFNIFKKKKYVDIYSPINGRLLKIEDVPDPVFSQKMVGDGVALEPKEGIVYSPVNGTIIQLFPTKHALGIKTEEGLEVLIHIGMDTVEMKGNGFESFVSEGEKVKVGDKLIKFDMELVKKEHPLTSPIIITNMDIVDKIVKEPDGEEVKAGNTKVMRVYLK, encoded by the coding sequence ATGTTTAACATATTTAAAAAGAAAAAATACGTAGATATATATTCTCCTATTAATGGCAGATTATTAAAAATTGAAGATGTCCCAGACCCTGTGTTTTCTCAAAAAATGGTAGGAGATGGAGTGGCATTAGAACCTAAAGAAGGTATAGTATATTCACCGGTTAATGGCACTATTATACAATTATTCCCTACAAAACATGCTTTGGGAATAAAAACAGAAGAAGGTTTGGAGGTACTAATTCATATTGGGATGGATACAGTAGAAATGAAAGGAAATGGATTTGAAAGTTTTGTTTCCGAAGGTGAAAAAGTCAAAGTAGGAGATAAGTTGATAAAATTTGATATGGAATTGGTTAAAAAAGAACACCCATTGACATCTCCAATTATTATTACTAATATGGATATAGTGGATAAAATTGTAAAAGAACCTGATGGTGAGGAAGTAAAAGCTGGAAACACAAAGGTTATGAGAGTATACCTCAAGTAA
- the glcT gene encoding glucose PTS transporter transcription antiterminator GlcT: MHRVIKVLNNNVCMAKDDKNVECIVVGKGIGFGKRPGDIIEEDKLEKIFYVQEDVNKIKFSELMEKIRGDVIGIAEEIIAMAERIKSKKLNEHIHIALADHIAFAIERINMGIEIKNPFNIEIKALYKDDYNIALKALELINQRLNISLPEDEAGFIALHLHAALENAGLSNTLKNTRLVSQLVSTIENHLGKHIDRDSIDYLRLVTHLRFAIDRLEKNSPVVNELLASIKKKFKKAYNISIQVAKVIEDTLGKKVPEEEIGYIAIHIQRLINTI; encoded by the coding sequence ATGCATCGGGTAATAAAAGTTCTTAACAATAACGTGTGTATGGCAAAGGATGATAAAAATGTGGAATGCATAGTTGTGGGAAAAGGTATAGGATTTGGCAAAAGACCGGGTGATATTATTGAAGAAGATAAATTAGAGAAAATATTTTATGTACAAGAGGATGTTAATAAGATTAAATTTTCTGAGTTAATGGAAAAGATAAGAGGAGATGTAATAGGGATTGCAGAAGAAATAATAGCGATGGCAGAAAGAATAAAAAGCAAAAAACTTAATGAGCATATACACATTGCACTTGCTGATCACATTGCCTTTGCGATTGAAAGAATAAATATGGGAATAGAAATAAAAAACCCTTTTAATATAGAAATAAAAGCTTTGTATAAAGATGATTATAATATTGCATTAAAAGCGCTGGAATTGATAAATCAAAGACTTAACATTTCACTTCCTGAGGATGAAGCAGGCTTTATAGCTCTTCACTTGCATGCTGCTTTAGAAAATGCTGGTTTATCAAACACTTTAAAAAATACTAGATTGGTATCTCAATTAGTGTCAACAATTGAAAACCACCTAGGGAAACATATTGACAGGGATTCGATTGATTATCTAAGGCTTGTAACTCACTTGCGTTTTGCTATTGATAGATTAGAAAAAAATTCACCTGTGGTAAATGAACTTTTAGCCTCTATAAAGAAAAAATTCAAAAAAGCTTATAATATATCAATACAAGTAGCAAAAGTAATAGAAGATACGTTAGGAAAGAAAGTGCCTGAGGAAGAAATAGGATATATTGCAATACACATTCAGCGATTAATCAATACTATTTAA
- the panB gene encoding 3-methyl-2-oxobutanoate hydroxymethyltransferase: protein MEEKVTTLTLKKFKKEGRKIVALTAYEFPTAKILDNCGIDMILVGDSLGMVVLGYQSTIPVTMEDMIHHTKAVSRAVNRAFVVADMPFMSYHISKEQTMANAARLIAEGGAHAVKLEGGEEIASIVKTIVDAGIPVVGHLGLTPQSVHQLGGYKVQGKEKEKAKKIFNDAKVLEQAGICALVLESIPMELAKDIAENISVPTIGIGAGPYCDGQILVTHDMLGITQGHRPKFVKQYADIEKIMIEGINAYIKEVQQGLFPDEEHSFTLEKRENK from the coding sequence ATGGAGGAAAAAGTAACAACTCTCACACTAAAGAAATTTAAGAAAGAAGGAAGAAAGATTGTAGCTTTAACTGCTTATGAGTTCCCCACAGCTAAAATCCTCGATAATTGCGGAATTGACATGATTTTAGTAGGAGATTCCCTTGGAATGGTGGTTTTAGGATACCAAAGCACAATACCTGTCACAATGGAGGACATGATACATCACACAAAAGCCGTTTCAAGGGCAGTAAATCGTGCCTTTGTAGTTGCCGACATGCCTTTTATGTCATATCACATATCAAAAGAACAGACTATGGCAAATGCTGCAAGGCTTATTGCAGAAGGCGGAGCTCACGCCGTAAAGTTGGAGGGCGGAGAAGAAATAGCTTCCATAGTCAAAACCATAGTAGATGCAGGAATACCGGTGGTAGGCCATCTCGGACTTACTCCTCAATCAGTACATCAATTGGGAGGATATAAAGTCCAAGGCAAAGAAAAAGAAAAAGCCAAAAAAATTTTTAACGATGCAAAAGTATTAGAACAAGCCGGCATATGTGCCCTGGTGCTTGAGAGTATCCCAATGGAGCTTGCAAAAGACATTGCAGAAAATATTTCAGTTCCAACTATTGGAATAGGAGCAGGTCCTTACTGCGATGGCCAAATCCTCGTCACCCATGACATGTTAGGTATAACACAAGGTCATAGGCCTAAATTTGTAAAACAATACGCAGATATTGAAAAAATAATGATAGAGGGCATAAATGCCTACATTAAAGAAGTACAACAAGGTTTATTTCCAGATGAAGAACATTCTTTTACTTTAGAAAAGAGGGAGAATAAATGA
- the panC gene encoding pantoate--beta-alanine ligase → MIVTDKISDVRNIIKEQKLSGKKIGLVPTMGYLHEGHLSLVRIAKKHSNFVSVSIFVNPIQFGPNEDFDRYPRDLERDLKLLEKEGCDLVFAPFVEEMYPSELLTTVNVDKITDKLCGAFRAGHFKGVTTVVAKLFNIFTPDIAVFGQKDAQQVAVIKKMVEDLNFPVEIIKAPIVREVDGLAMSSRNVYLNPEERKAALILSKSLKEAEKLLLNGERNANTIIKKVNEVLNSEPLCKVQYVSCVHPDTLEDLTYIKDKALIAIACFIGTTRLIDNLLWGENI, encoded by the coding sequence ATGATAGTAACAGATAAAATTAGTGATGTAAGAAATATAATTAAAGAACAAAAATTGTCAGGTAAAAAAATTGGACTTGTACCTACAATGGGATATTTGCACGAAGGCCATTTGTCCCTCGTAAGAATTGCAAAAAAGCATTCAAATTTTGTATCTGTAAGCATATTTGTAAATCCAATTCAATTCGGACCTAATGAAGACTTTGATAGATATCCTCGAGACCTGGAAAGGGATTTAAAACTTCTTGAAAAAGAAGGCTGTGACCTTGTTTTTGCTCCTTTTGTAGAGGAAATGTATCCTTCTGAACTTCTCACAACAGTAAATGTAGATAAAATTACTGATAAACTTTGTGGAGCTTTCAGGGCCGGTCATTTTAAAGGCGTCACAACAGTTGTAGCAAAATTATTTAACATTTTCACCCCAGACATCGCAGTTTTCGGACAAAAAGACGCCCAACAAGTTGCAGTAATAAAGAAAATGGTGGAAGACTTAAATTTCCCTGTAGAAATAATAAAAGCGCCTATTGTAAGAGAAGTTGATGGTTTAGCAATGAGTTCAAGAAATGTCTATCTAAATCCTGAAGAAAGAAAAGCAGCTTTAATACTTTCGAAATCTTTAAAAGAAGCTGAAAAATTACTTCTAAATGGCGAAAGAAATGCTAATACTATAATAAAAAAAGTAAATGAGGTCTTAAACTCAGAGCCTTTATGCAAAGTACAATATGTCTCCTGCGTTCATCCTGATACATTAGAAGACTTAACTTATATAAAAGATAAAGCACTTATTGCAATAGCTTGCTTTATTGGGACAACAAGGCTTATAGATAATCTATTGTGGGGGGAAAATATATAA
- the nifV gene encoding homocitrate synthase, protein MTFKKGKPVHIVDTTLRDGEQTAGVVFANNEKVRIAQMLDEIGIDQLEVGIPTMGGDEKETVAKIAKLGLKASIMAWNRAVVKDVQESLECGVDAVAISVSTSDIHIEHKLKKSRQWVLDNMTEAVRFAKKEGVYVSVNAEDASRTDMDFLIEFAKCAKQAGADRLRFCDTVGFLDPFKTYDMVKAIKEAVDIDIEMHTHNDFGMATANALAGMKAGAKFIGVTVNGLGERAGNAALEEIVMALKHVYKIDLGIDTTRFREISEYVALASGRQLPAWKAIVGTNVFAHESGIHVDGALKNPHTYEIFNPDEVGLERQIVIGKHSGTAALINKFKEYGRVLTEEEANQLLPHVRKLAIQLKRPLFDKELMYLYEDVIKNREKAI, encoded by the coding sequence ATGACTTTTAAAAAAGGCAAACCGGTCCATATTGTAGACACTACTTTGAGGGACGGAGAGCAAACTGCTGGTGTTGTATTTGCAAATAACGAAAAAGTCAGAATTGCGCAAATGTTAGATGAAATTGGAATAGATCAATTAGAAGTAGGCATTCCCACAATGGGGGGGGATGAAAAGGAAACAGTTGCAAAAATTGCAAAGCTTGGGTTAAAAGCCAGTATAATGGCATGGAATAGAGCAGTTGTAAAAGACGTTCAGGAATCTTTGGAATGCGGCGTTGATGCTGTTGCAATTTCTGTGTCTACTTCTGATATTCACATTGAGCACAAACTTAAGAAGTCAAGGCAATGGGTTTTGGACAATATGACAGAAGCAGTTAGGTTTGCCAAAAAAGAAGGTGTATATGTTTCTGTCAACGCAGAAGATGCTTCTCGTACGGATATGGATTTTCTTATTGAATTTGCAAAATGCGCAAAACAAGCAGGAGCTGATCGTTTGAGATTTTGCGACACTGTAGGATTTTTAGATCCTTTTAAAACATATGATATGGTCAAGGCAATAAAAGAAGCTGTTGACATTGATATTGAAATGCATACTCATAATGACTTTGGGATGGCTACTGCCAATGCTCTTGCAGGTATGAAAGCAGGGGCAAAGTTTATAGGAGTTACAGTAAACGGCCTTGGCGAAAGAGCCGGAAATGCTGCTTTAGAAGAGATTGTAATGGCATTAAAGCACGTATACAAAATAGATTTAGGAATAGATACAACTAGATTTAGGGAAATTTCTGAATACGTTGCTTTGGCCTCAGGAAGACAGCTACCAGCATGGAAAGCTATAGTTGGAACAAATGTCTTTGCCCATGAGTCAGGTATTCATGTAGATGGTGCCCTTAAAAATCCTCACACATATGAAATATTTAACCCTGATGAAGTAGGCCTTGAAAGGCAGATTGTGATAGGCAAGCATTCTGGCACTGCGGCTCTTATAAATAAATTTAAAGAATACGGCAGAGTTTTAACAGAAGAAGAAGCAAATCAACTTTTGCCTCATGTCAGAAAATTAGCTATACAGCTTAAGAGGCCGCTTTTTGATAAAGAGCTCATGTACCTTTATGAGGATGTTATCAAAAACAGAGAAAAGGCTATATAA
- the nagE gene encoding N-acetylglucosamine-specific PTS transporter subunit IIBC — translation MKWLASVQKLGKALMLPVAVLPAAALLLRLGAPDVFNIPFIMQAGAAVFDNLPLIFAIGIAIGFADGDGVAALAAAVGYFVLTKGATTINKDINMGVLGGILMGIIAGYLYNKYHDIKLPDFLGFFGGKRFVPIVTAFAAIVLAFAMGYVWPPIQKGIYAVGEWIIGAGALGVFVYGVLNRLLIPFGLHHVINSLVWFVFGTFKTAAGKVVTGDLNRFFAGDPTAGTFMAGFYPIMMFGLPAAALAMLAAAKPNQRKAVSGVLISAALTAFLTGITEPIEFSFMFLAPVLYVIHALLTGLSLAITYVLGIKDGFGFSAGLIDYILSYGIATKPLLLLLIGIIYGAIYYVIFYYIIVKFNLPTPGRLEEEAVDQYADMSKSELGDIAAQYVEVLGGAENIQSLEACITRLRLTVKDDTIIDDDKLKKLGATGVMRMGKNALQVIVGTKADLIAQEMKKHMKKAGGKI, via the coding sequence ATGAAGTGGTTAGCAAGTGTTCAAAAACTTGGTAAAGCCTTAATGCTTCCAGTTGCTGTGTTACCTGCAGCTGCGTTGCTTTTGAGGCTTGGCGCACCTGATGTTTTCAACATTCCTTTTATTATGCAAGCAGGTGCAGCGGTATTTGACAATTTACCTCTCATCTTTGCTATAGGTATTGCAATAGGTTTTGCTGATGGAGATGGTGTAGCAGCTCTTGCCGCAGCAGTTGGCTATTTTGTACTGACAAAAGGTGCGACAACTATAAACAAAGATATCAACATGGGAGTTTTAGGCGGTATTTTAATGGGTATCATAGCCGGTTATCTGTATAACAAGTATCATGATATTAAACTTCCTGATTTCTTAGGCTTCTTTGGTGGAAAAAGATTTGTGCCTATTGTAACAGCTTTCGCGGCAATTGTGTTAGCTTTTGCAATGGGATATGTATGGCCTCCAATACAGAAGGGCATATATGCTGTAGGTGAATGGATAATTGGAGCGGGAGCACTTGGAGTATTTGTATATGGTGTACTCAATAGGCTTTTGATTCCTTTTGGACTTCATCACGTTATAAACAGTCTTGTCTGGTTTGTATTTGGTACTTTTAAAACAGCAGCTGGCAAAGTTGTAACTGGGGATTTAAACAGATTCTTTGCAGGCGACCCAACAGCAGGAACATTTATGGCAGGGTTTTATCCTATTATGATGTTTGGGCTTCCAGCAGCAGCACTGGCTATGTTGGCGGCAGCAAAGCCAAACCAAAGAAAAGCTGTGTCTGGTGTGTTAATAAGTGCAGCTCTTACAGCATTTCTAACAGGTATTACAGAGCCTATTGAATTTTCATTTATGTTCTTGGCGCCAGTACTTTATGTAATACACGCTCTTTTAACAGGTTTATCTCTTGCTATAACTTATGTTCTTGGTATAAAGGATGGCTTTGGCTTTTCAGCTGGTCTCATTGACTATATCTTAAGCTATGGTATAGCTACAAAACCTCTTTTGCTCCTTCTAATAGGTATAATTTATGGTGCAATATACTATGTAATTTTCTACTATATAATAGTGAAATTCAACCTGCCAACTCCTGGCAGATTAGAAGAAGAAGCTGTTGACCAATATGCAGACATGTCAAAATCAGAACTTGGTGATATTGCTGCACAATACGTAGAAGTATTGGGTGGAGCAGAAAACATCCAGTCTTTGGAGGCTTGCATAACAAGGTTGCGCTTGACTGTGAAAGACGATACAATAATAGACGATGATAAACTTAAAAAATTAGGAGCAACAGGTGTTATGAGAATGGGCAAAAATGCATTGCAAGTAATTGTTGGTACAAAAGCTGATTTGATTGCACAAGAAATGAAAAAACACATGAAAAAAGCAGGAGGTAAAATTTAA
- a CDS encoding aconitate hydratase, whose translation MNLTQKILSSHLVEGEMRKGQEIAIKIDQTLTQDSTGTMAYLQLEALGIDRVKTELSVAYIDHNTLQQGSENADDHRYIQTVAAKYGIYFSRPGNGICHQVHLERFGRPGKTLLGSDSHTPTAGGLGMLAIGAGGLDVALAMAGEPYRIIMPSIVNVRLTGKLRPWVSAKDVILELLRRLTVKGGVEKIFEYSGDGVKTLSVPERATIANMGAELGATTSIFPSDERTYEFLKAQGREDAFVPLAADEDAEYDEVIEINLDELEPLVALPHSPDNVVKVKDAGRPKVDQVAIGSCTNSSYADLMKVASILRGKVIQEHVSLVIAPGSRQVLNMLAKNGALSDLISAGARILESACGPCIGMGQAPATDAISIRTFNRNFYGRSGTKSASVYLVSPEVAAAAALTGYLIDPRELGEAPEVPYVEKFEINDNMIIKPPEDREKVEIIKGPNIKPFPLNTPLSDIEKKVLIKVGDDITTDHIMPSNAKLLPLRSNIPELAKHCFEIIDENFSKRAIEWGGGIIVGGSNYGQGSSREHAALAPLQLGVKAVIAKSFARIHKANLINSGILPLTFVDEKDYEDIEVGDVLKIENAVEQVKRGGRITVKNQTKGTTFEVDLEVSDRNREVLIAGGMINYVKSKKKTN comes from the coding sequence ATGAATCTTACACAGAAAATACTATCTTCTCACCTTGTCGAAGGAGAAATGAGAAAAGGTCAAGAAATAGCCATTAAAATTGACCAAACTTTGACTCAAGACTCCACTGGTACCATGGCGTACCTACAATTAGAAGCTCTTGGGATAGACAGAGTAAAAACTGAGCTTTCAGTTGCTTATATTGACCACAATACATTGCAGCAAGGTTCTGAAAACGCAGATGACCACAGATACATCCAGACTGTTGCAGCAAAATACGGCATATATTTTTCAAGGCCGGGAAATGGCATTTGCCATCAAGTGCATCTTGAAAGATTCGGAAGGCCAGGGAAAACTCTTTTAGGTTCTGATAGCCATACGCCAACAGCAGGTGGGTTAGGAATGTTAGCTATAGGTGCAGGAGGCTTAGATGTTGCTTTGGCTATGGCGGGAGAGCCTTACAGGATTATTATGCCTTCCATTGTCAATGTAAGGCTTACTGGGAAACTTAGACCTTGGGTATCGGCAAAGGATGTGATATTGGAGCTTTTAAGAAGACTTACTGTAAAAGGTGGAGTTGAAAAGATTTTTGAATATTCAGGGGATGGGGTAAAAACTCTATCAGTACCCGAAAGAGCTACAATTGCCAATATGGGAGCAGAGTTAGGAGCTACTACTTCAATTTTTCCCTCAGATGAAAGGACTTATGAATTTTTAAAAGCCCAAGGGAGAGAAGATGCATTTGTGCCTTTGGCTGCCGATGAAGATGCAGAATACGATGAGGTCATTGAAATAAACCTTGATGAACTGGAACCATTAGTAGCACTCCCTCATAGCCCTGATAATGTTGTAAAAGTTAAAGACGCAGGAAGGCCAAAAGTTGACCAAGTTGCTATAGGGTCATGTACAAATTCCTCTTATGCTGATTTAATGAAAGTTGCTTCCATATTGAGAGGCAAGGTTATTCAAGAACATGTAAGCCTTGTAATTGCTCCTGGTTCAAGACAAGTTCTTAACATGCTTGCAAAAAATGGTGCACTTTCAGACCTGATATCGGCAGGTGCAAGAATACTCGAAAGTGCTTGTGGACCTTGTATTGGCATGGGTCAAGCTCCCGCAACAGATGCAATTTCGATTAGAACCTTTAATAGAAACTTTTACGGCAGAAGTGGTACCAAGTCAGCGTCAGTTTATCTCGTAAGCCCTGAAGTTGCTGCTGCTGCAGCTTTGACAGGGTATTTAATAGATCCGAGAGAGTTAGGGGAAGCACCTGAAGTACCTTATGTGGAGAAATTTGAAATTAATGATAATATGATTATAAAACCGCCAGAGGATAGGGAAAAGGTGGAGATAATAAAAGGACCTAATATAAAGCCATTCCCTCTCAATACACCTCTTTCTGATATAGAAAAGAAGGTGCTAATTAAAGTAGGAGACGATATAACTACAGACCATATAATGCCTTCAAATGCTAAATTGTTACCCTTAAGGTCTAATATCCCTGAGCTTGCTAAACACTGTTTCGAAATAATAGATGAAAACTTTTCTAAAAGAGCGATTGAATGGGGCGGTGGCATAATTGTCGGTGGAAGCAACTATGGACAAGGCTCTAGCCGAGAACATGCGGCATTGGCTCCACTTCAACTGGGAGTAAAGGCTGTCATAGCAAAGTCATTTGCGAGAATACACAAAGCAAACCTTATAAATAGTGGAATTCTTCCTCTTACTTTTGTAGATGAAAAAGATTATGAAGACATTGAGGTTGGGGATGTTTTAAAGATAGAAAATGCGGTAGAACAAGTAAAAAGAGGCGGCAGGATAACAGTGAAAAACCAAACAAAAGGTACAACCTTTGAAGTAGATCTTGAGGTTTCAGATAGAAACAGAGAAGTACTCATAGCAGGTGGCATGATAAATTATGTAAAAAGTAAAAAGAAAACAAATTAA